Proteins from a single region of Bremerella sp. JC817:
- a CDS encoding nucleotide sugar dehydrogenase: MVQNVPPSFETLRQKLEDQTAIVGVIGMGYVGLPLVKTFADCGYRCLGFDTDPAKVEKLTRGESYIKHIAGEWIATNVKMGRFSATTDTVRMAEADVLLICVPTPLDSSRDPDLKYVERTAEAIAQSLRPGQLVVLESTTYPSTTKDIVLPILEKSSLKPGIDFFVAYSPEREDPGNPKFTAANIPKVIGGLEEYSLQLACQLYQKAIVEIIPVSSLEVAEACKILENTYRAVNIAMVNELKVLFDRMNLDLWEVIEAAKTKPFGFQAFYPGPGLGGHCIPIDPFYLSWLARKEGMPTRFIELAGEINTSMPQFVVQKLMLALNEQEKAIRGSNILMLGVAYKPNVDDPRESPAFAIMELLEPLGANISYNDPYIPQLPSMRSFEFSKKQSVELSPETLAAADVVLIVTNHNDYDWEFIAKHSKLIVDTRNALVNIADRSNIRKA, translated from the coding sequence ATGGTTCAAAATGTTCCTCCTTCTTTCGAAACTCTCCGCCAGAAACTCGAGGATCAAACGGCCATCGTGGGTGTCATCGGCATGGGATACGTGGGGCTACCCCTCGTAAAAACCTTTGCCGACTGTGGTTATCGCTGCCTTGGATTCGATACCGATCCTGCCAAGGTTGAAAAGCTGACCCGGGGGGAAAGCTACATCAAACATATCGCCGGCGAATGGATCGCGACGAATGTTAAGATGGGACGTTTTTCGGCGACTACCGATACTGTACGCATGGCGGAAGCGGATGTTCTGTTGATTTGCGTACCAACTCCGCTGGACAGTTCTCGTGACCCAGACTTGAAGTATGTCGAACGAACCGCGGAAGCGATCGCCCAATCACTACGGCCAGGTCAGTTGGTCGTTCTCGAAAGCACGACCTACCCGAGTACGACGAAGGATATCGTCCTGCCGATTCTTGAAAAGTCTAGTCTGAAGCCCGGAATTGATTTCTTCGTCGCCTATAGTCCCGAGCGCGAAGACCCCGGCAATCCGAAGTTCACCGCCGCCAACATCCCGAAAGTGATCGGCGGGCTGGAAGAGTACAGTTTGCAGCTGGCTTGTCAGCTCTATCAAAAGGCGATCGTCGAGATCATCCCAGTCAGCAGCCTGGAAGTTGCCGAGGCCTGTAAGATCCTCGAGAACACCTATCGCGCTGTGAACATTGCGATGGTGAACGAACTGAAAGTGCTCTTCGATCGCATGAACCTCGACCTATGGGAGGTGATCGAAGCCGCGAAGACAAAGCCATTCGGGTTTCAGGCCTTCTATCCTGGGCCTGGCCTGGGTGGCCACTGCATCCCAATCGATCCGTTTTATTTGAGTTGGCTCGCCCGCAAGGAAGGGATGCCGACGCGATTCATCGAACTCGCCGGCGAGATCAACACCAGCATGCCGCAGTTCGTCGTCCAGAAGCTGATGCTGGCCCTGAACGAGCAGGAAAAGGCGATCCGCGGCAGCAACATTCTGATGCTGGGGGTGGCGTACAAACCGAACGTCGACGATCCCCGCGAAAGCCCTGCCTTCGCCATCATGGAATTGCTGGAACCGCTGGGCGCCAACATCTCTTACAACGACCCCTACATCCCGCAGTTGCCATCGATGCGAAGCTTCGAGTTCTCAAAGAAGCAAAGCGTCGAGCTGAGTCCAGAAACGCTGGCGGCGGCCGATGTCGTGCTGATTGTCACCAATCACAACGACTACGACTGGGAGTTCATTGCGAAGCACTCGAAGCTAATCGTCGACACCCGGAACGCGCTGGTCAACATCGCCGACCGCAGCAACATTCGCAAAGCTTAG
- a CDS encoding DUF1559 domain-containing protein produces the protein MQKARGFTLVELLVVIAIIGILIALLLPAVQQAREAARRMQCSNNLRQMALACHNYHDVFGSFPTARLSSGTKKFGHMVGLLAFLEQGNVDAMFDRDLEGGFAAPAHQTIQNLDIPIIHCPSNPNNDLVKLRNSNYGNFFTTSGDTSDETDPNILTGRALDYWVNHIIWSAAYNLVSTSGESPTPIFAGNFPKMAQVTDGLSNTTMLMEHAGWDKHYVKGVGMPMPDTDRTMDQPGAWGSWLGWCAFRLQTYDNYSPTTYPTGTTPAGSQCAVNCNNSQGLFAFHPSGANVGMGDGSVRFFTESTPPRVLLFMASRDSGEVVGEE, from the coding sequence ATGCAAAAAGCCCGAGGTTTTACCCTCGTTGAACTGTTGGTCGTGATTGCGATCATCGGAATCTTGATCGCCCTGCTCTTACCTGCCGTGCAGCAAGCTCGCGAGGCAGCTCGCCGGATGCAGTGCTCGAACAATCTGCGTCAGATGGCATTGGCCTGCCACAACTATCACGATGTGTTTGGCTCGTTCCCGACCGCTCGCCTTTCAAGCGGTACCAAGAAGTTTGGCCATATGGTCGGCTTGCTGGCGTTCCTGGAACAAGGCAATGTCGACGCCATGTTCGATCGCGATCTGGAAGGTGGTTTTGCCGCGCCGGCACATCAGACGATTCAGAACCTCGACATTCCGATCATTCACTGTCCGTCGAATCCTAACAACGACCTGGTGAAGCTGCGGAATTCCAACTACGGCAATTTCTTCACCACGTCCGGGGATACGTCAGACGAGACCGACCCGAACATCCTGACCGGGCGGGCACTCGATTACTGGGTGAACCATATCATCTGGTCGGCGGCCTATAACCTCGTTTCGACCAGTGGCGAATCCCCCACGCCGATCTTCGCCGGAAACTTCCCAAAGATGGCCCAGGTCACCGACGGCTTGTCGAACACCACCATGCTGATGGAACACGCCGGCTGGGATAAGCATTATGTGAAAGGTGTTGGCATGCCGATGCCTGATACAGATCGCACGATGGATCAGCCAGGGGCCTGGGGCTCGTGGCTTGGATGGTGTGCGTTCCGATTGCAGACCTACGACAATTACTCGCCGACGACCTATCCGACCGGAACCACGCCTGCGGGTTCGCAGTGTGCCGTCAACTGCAACAACTCGCAGGGACTTTTCGCGTTCCATCCTAGCGGTGCCAATGTTGGCATGGGGGATGGCAGCGTCCGGTTCTTCACGGAAAGCACCCCCCCGCGCGTTCTGCTTTTCATGGCTTCCCGCGACAGTGGCGAGGTGGTCGGTGAAGAGTAG